From the genome of Lotus japonicus ecotype B-129 chromosome 6, LjGifu_v1.2, one region includes:
- the LOC130725290 gene encoding uncharacterized protein LOC130725290, with protein MGDPWLVIGDFNAYLTAFDKSGGANLNLSSMQRFQECLLSCGLSDMGFKGPPFTWEGRGVKERLDRGVKMRLMKRLEGINRRLNMTFDRGLDNLQRQLWKEYNIVLIQEELLWAQKSRCMWLKYGDRNTNFFHTVTIICHKRNKIEALLDDNGYLITDYDELLAHTVSFFERSYVDDGTSNPLPCVSTFPTLGQEKIQRIHVPFVEEEIKDAIFEMGSLKALGPDGLQPVFFQSQWPIVGKSVVNFVTDCYPNPNLIEQVNETLLVLIPKVDAPGRIT; from the exons ATGGGGGATCCCTGGCTTGTTATAGGAGACTTCAATGCCTACTTGACAGCGTTTGACAAGTCTGGAGGTGCAAACCTTAATTTGTCTTCGATGCAGCGTTTCCAGGAGTGTCTTTTGAGCTGTGGCCTATCCGACATGGGGTTCAAGGGACCTCCTTTCACCTGGGAAGGCAGAGGCGTGAAGGAGCGCCTGGATAGAGGAGT GAAAATGAGGTTGATGAAGAGGCTAGAGGGCATTAATCGGAGGTTGAATATGACCTTTGATAGAGGACTTGATAATCTCCAACGCCAATTGTGGAAAGAGTATAACATTGTACTTATCCAGGAAGAGCTTCTTTGGGCCCAAAAATCAAGGTGCATGTGGCTCAAATATGGAGATCGTAATACTAACTTTTTCCACACAGTAACCATTATCTGTCACAAGCGGAATAAAATTGAAGCTCTCTTGGATGATAATGGGTATCTAATCACCGATTATGATGAGCTTTTGGCCCATACCGTGAGCTTTTTTGAACGAAGCTATGTGGATGACGGTACTAGCAATCCTCTCCCTTGCGTGAGCACATTTCCAACGCTTGGCCAGGAAAAAATCCAGCGAATCCATGTCCCTTTTGTGGAGGAGGAAATTAAAGATGCTATCTTTGAGATGGGCTCTCTCAAAGCTCTAGGACCGGATGGCCTTCAACCGGTGTTCTTCCAATCCCAATGGCCCATTGTGGGAAAATCAGTGGTAAATTTTGTTACTGACTGTTATCCTAACCCTAATCTTATTGAGCAGGTTAATGAAACTCTCCTGGTGCTTATCCCAAAGGTTGATGCGCCTGGGCGAATTACCTAG